Proteins co-encoded in one Leptospira dzoumogneensis genomic window:
- a CDS encoding Hachiman antiphage defense system protein HamA codes for MAGKNIYYKKLTMDIHKKFTRKIINDYIRFEIDQSEWFNIKDYIKSYGKEFYLKEDELQRFSQKSIEERKRYLADNVLPSKGKIKSGDFGEIFSFLFIQSEYTAKKIDLYGPKKWRWKDYPDSPAPFSDVIFLFAKDPTNPHSNDLAICIESKMSATRPRKKKNRIQDALDGAEKDRFTRLAQTISWIETKYERENIQSDLPLVRRFKDPVNYPYKQEYYAIAIFDISYIDSEISKGYAKPSNEIKLYLLSINDLKRLYETYFRELIDEA; via the coding sequence ATGGCAGGCAAAAATATTTATTATAAAAAACTAACAATGGACATTCATAAGAAATTTACTAGAAAGATAATCAATGATTATATTCGATTCGAAATTGATCAATCAGAATGGTTTAATATAAAAGATTATATAAAGTCTTATGGTAAAGAATTTTATTTAAAAGAAGATGAGTTACAGCGCTTCTCTCAAAAATCGATAGAAGAAAGAAAAAGGTATTTAGCTGACAATGTTTTACCTTCTAAAGGAAAAATAAAGTCAGGAGACTTCGGAGAAATATTCTCTTTCTTATTTATACAAAGTGAATATACTGCTAAAAAGATTGATTTGTACGGACCAAAAAAATGGAGATGGAAGGACTATCCAGACTCTCCGGCTCCGTTCTCTGACGTAATATTTTTATTTGCGAAAGATCCAACGAACCCTCACAGTAATGATTTAGCTATCTGTATCGAATCTAAGATGAGTGCTACGAGGCCGCGAAAGAAAAAAAACCGAATTCAAGATGCATTAGACGGAGCCGAAAAGGATCGATTTACCCGTCTTGCGCAGACAATTAGCTGGATAGAAACTAAATATGAACGTGAAAATATCCAATCAGATCTACCTCTAGTACGAAGATTCAAGGACCCTGTCAATTATCCATATAAACAAGAATATTACGCAATCGCTATATTCGACATCAGTTACATTGACTCGGAGATTAGTAAGGGGTATGCAAAGCCATCAAATGAAATAAAACTTTACCTCCTTTCAATTAATGACCTTAAGAGACTCTATGAAACTTATTTTCGAGAATTAATCGATGAAGCTTGA